In Desulfurellaceae bacterium, the genomic window GCCTGCGGGTCGGTCGCCATTCTGAGTTTCTCCTTGCTCACACGCCGCGCTCGACCAGGTCCCAGGCGGCGGTCGCCAGCTGTTTGCACTTTTCGCCCCGGGTGATGGCTTCGGGCGAGCTGGCGTTGCCGTCCAGTGCCCGTTTGTACACCCCCTGGACAATCGCCGCCAGCCGGAAGAGCGAAAACACCACGTAAAAGTTCCAGTTTTCAATGGCCGGACGATCCATCTGGCGGCAGTAGCGGGCCACGCAGTCCTGCTCGGACGGGATGCCGTAGGCGGCAAAATCGAGACTCGTGATGTCGCCCCGGATATCGTCCGGCACATGGTAGGGCAGACAGTTATAGGCCAGGTCGGACAGGGGGGCGCCGAGCGTGCTCAGCTCCCAGTCGACCACGGCCAGAACCTCGGGCCGGGTCGGATGGAACAGCAGGTTCTCCAGGCGAAAATCGCCGTGGGCGATCGTCGTCTCATCATCGTCCGGCAGATGCTCGGGCAGCCAGGCCATGAGCCGCTCCATGGCCGGCAGCTGCTCAGTTTTGCTCGCCTCATACTGCTTTGACCAGCGCCTGACCTGGCGCGCCATATAGCCCCCGACCCGGCCATAGTCCTCAAGCCCGACGGCCCGGAAGTCCACCCGATGGATCTTGGCCAGGGTATCGATCATGGTGTCATACACTGCCCGCCGCTCGCTCGCGCTCAGGTCGGGCAGCTCATAGCCGCGAAACACCCGGCCCTCGACAAAATCCATAATATAAAAGTCCACGCCCAGCACCGACGCGTCCTGACACAGCACATGGGGTTTGGCAACCGGCACGTCGGTCTGCCACAGAGCCGAGATGATCCGAAACTCCCGGTCAACCGCGTGGGCCGAGGGCAGCAGTTTGCCGGGCGGTTTCTTGCGCAGGACGTAGCGCCGGCCGGCCGCGTCGGTCAGGATAAAAGTCGGGTTCGACATGCC contains:
- a CDS encoding phosphotransferase — its product is MATPQPVETSPLTSLTAETAPVLDQHRFDEAALTRYMTEHIETFSPPLAVGQVRGGMSNPTFILTDAAGRRYVLRKKPPGKLLPSAHAVDREFRIISALWQTDVPVAKPHVLCQDASVLGVDFYIMDFVEGRVFRGYELPDLSASERRAVYDTMIDTLAKIHRVDFRAVGLEDYGRVGGYMARQVRRWSKQYEASKTEQLPAMERLMAWLPEHLPDDDETTIAHGDFRLENLLFHPTRPEVLAVVDWELSTLGAPLSDLAYNCLPYHVPDDIRGDITSLDFAAYGIPSEQDCVARYCRQMDRPAIENWNFYVVFSLFRLAAIVQGVYKRALDGNASSPEAITRGEKCKQLATAAWDLVERGV